In a genomic window of Mucilaginibacter sp. KACC 22063:
- a CDS encoding WbqC family protein has product MIEKGALLPMFYLPPVECFSKINQYKPDLYVEKYEHFPKQTYRNRAHIYSPDGLLALVVPVVKGSKVHTDVKDVKISYDFNWQRLHWMSLQACYRRSAYFEYYEDDFASFYEDKPAYLFDYNQQLLELITKLLKLKVSFNYTETYEAKYPEAVADFRHSIHPKKESDFEQKPYFQVFEEREGFLKNLSIVDLLFNQGPHAVNYL; this is encoded by the coding sequence ATGATTGAAAAAGGTGCGCTGCTGCCCATGTTTTATCTTCCTCCGGTTGAGTGTTTTTCTAAAATCAACCAGTATAAGCCCGATTTATACGTTGAAAAATATGAACACTTTCCGAAACAAACCTATCGTAACCGTGCACATATATATTCGCCCGATGGGCTGCTGGCATTGGTGGTACCGGTTGTAAAAGGCTCAAAAGTACATACTGATGTAAAGGATGTAAAAATAAGCTATGACTTTAACTGGCAACGACTGCACTGGATGAGTTTACAGGCTTGCTACCGGCGTTCGGCATACTTTGAATATTATGAAGATGATTTCGCCTCTTTCTATGAAGATAAGCCTGCTTATTTGTTTGATTATAACCAGCAATTGCTGGAGTTGATCACTAAATTGTTAAAATTAAAAGTGAGCTTTAATTATACTGAAACCTATGAAGCTAAGTATCCGGAAGCGGTAGCAGATTTCAGGCATAGCATACATCCTAAAAAAGAGAGTGATTTTGAACAAAAACCATACTTTCAGGTTTTTGAAGAGCGCGAAGGTTTTTTAAAAAACCTGAGTATTGTGGACTTACTGTTTAACCAGGGTCCGCACGCTGTTAACTATTTATAA
- a CDS encoding lysophospholipid acyltransferase family protein — translation MIKKGLSRLAFLFLYLLSLLPFWFLYLIADFLYLIIYHITGYRKAVVRENLSNSFPEKSAAQRIKIEKQYFHYLADLIVEGVKLITISQQQVQRRMHLVNPELIEQYFADGKSIVGAVGHYGNWELGALSLSLLTSNRRIIIYKPLSNPEAEVFFKKIRGRFGSTLVPMKSTLRKMVEYKNELSFSVFVSDQTPVREEAHYFTQFLNQPTAVFLGIEKIAKLTGSVVIFCDIRRVKRGYYQCTFVPLINEPKQAEGHTITEAHVKYLEHVIKAEPPYWLWSHRRWKFKPEGNI, via the coding sequence ATGATAAAAAAAGGGCTTTCAAGGTTAGCGTTTTTGTTTTTATACCTGCTATCATTGCTGCCGTTCTGGTTTTTGTACCTTATAGCTGATTTTCTTTACCTGATTATTTATCACATTACAGGATATAGAAAGGCCGTAGTAAGAGAAAATCTTTCGAATTCTTTTCCTGAAAAATCTGCTGCTCAACGGATAAAAATCGAAAAACAATATTTTCATTACCTGGCCGATCTTATTGTTGAAGGAGTAAAACTGATCACCATATCTCAACAGCAAGTGCAACGCCGAATGCATCTTGTTAATCCCGAACTGATTGAACAATACTTTGCAGATGGTAAAAGCATTGTAGGGGCTGTAGGGCATTACGGCAACTGGGAATTAGGTGCTTTAAGCCTAAGCTTACTTACCAGCAACAGGCGCATTATTATTTACAAACCGCTAAGTAACCCCGAAGCCGAAGTTTTTTTTAAAAAGATACGCGGCAGGTTTGGCTCTACGCTGGTGCCTATGAAAAGCACACTGCGCAAAATGGTGGAATATAAGAACGAATTGTCTTTCAGTGTTTTTGTATCAGATCAAACACCGGTGCGTGAAGAAGCGCATTACTTCACTCAGTTTTTAAATCAGCCTACGGCAGTTTTTTTGGGCATCGAGAAAATAGCCAAACTAACAGGTTCGGTTGTCATATTTTGTGATATCAGGAGGGTGAAACGTGGCTATTATCAATGTACATTTGTGCCTTTAATAAACGAACCTAAACAGGCTGAAGGGCATACCATTACCGAAGCGCATGTGAAGTACCTGGAACACGTAATTAAAGCAGAGCCGCCTTACTGGTTATGGTCGCACCGCAGATGGAAGTTTAAGCCGGAAGGAAATATTTAA
- a CDS encoding glycosyltransferase family 2 protein: MNTQPKVAIVILNWNGLKFLQQFLPGVLQSTYPNLEVVLGDNASTDESVTYVKSVFPSVTIIQNDNNYGFTGGYNRVLEKVDADYFILLNSDIQVKPGWIEPVIALMESDNLIAAAAPKIKAFAQPTHFEHAGAAGGFIDKFGYPFCRGRIFFEVEEDKGQYNQSGEVFWASGAALFIKKKYWELSGGFDEQFFAHMEEIDLCWRLKNMGYKVMYCAESEVYHVGGGTLDKENPFKTYLNFRNNLLLLKKNMPAAKAAAIISLRLWMDLLALFRFVAEGKRKDAWAISRAHQNFVRKLFASGKTQHPKSNNKQANLKGMYKSSLVKDFFIKKKKHFTDLDQDLFY, from the coding sequence ATGAATACACAACCTAAAGTTGCTATAGTAATACTTAACTGGAACGGCCTTAAATTTCTTCAGCAGTTTTTACCCGGCGTATTACAATCTACATATCCCAACCTTGAGGTTGTATTAGGCGATAATGCCTCAACAGATGAATCGGTAACGTATGTAAAAAGCGTTTTTCCAAGCGTTACCATCATTCAAAACGACAATAATTACGGCTTTACAGGTGGTTATAACCGTGTGCTTGAAAAGGTTGATGCCGATTATTTCATCCTTCTGAACTCCGACATACAGGTAAAACCTGGCTGGATCGAACCCGTAATTGCTTTAATGGAATCAGATAACCTGATTGCCGCAGCTGCGCCAAAAATTAAAGCCTTTGCGCAACCTACCCATTTTGAACATGCCGGTGCTGCTGGTGGCTTTATAGATAAGTTTGGCTATCCGTTTTGCCGGGGCAGGATCTTTTTTGAGGTAGAAGAGGACAAGGGGCAGTACAATCAATCCGGCGAGGTCTTTTGGGCATCTGGAGCTGCTTTATTCATCAAAAAGAAATATTGGGAGCTTTCCGGCGGATTCGACGAACAGTTTTTTGCCCACATGGAAGAAATCGATCTCTGCTGGCGATTGAAGAATATGGGTTACAAAGTGATGTATTGCGCCGAGTCTGAAGTTTACCACGTAGGGGGCGGTACGCTCGACAAGGAGAACCCATTTAAAACTTATCTTAATTTCCGCAATAACCTGTTGTTGCTGAAAAAGAATATGCCTGCTGCAAAAGCTGCTGCAATTATCAGCTTACGTTTATGGATGGACTTACTCGCCCTGTTTCGTTTTGTTGCCGAAGGTAAACGCAAAGATGCATGGGCCATTAGCAGGGCACATCAGAACTTTGTAAGAAAGTTATTTGCATCCGGTAAAACCCAGCACCCAAAATCAAACAACAAACAAGCTAACCTTAAAGGCATGTATAAAAGCAGCCTTGTAAAAGATTTCTTTATCAAGAAAAAGAAACACTTTACGGATTTGGATCAGGATCTGTTTTATTAA
- a CDS encoding mechanosensitive ion channel family protein, which produces MLKLFKYILILITVLSVSISFAQTKRRKHSASDSVRESILRRDSMMRTLKRSDTSLNTLLQKVEYYSNSFNQISVDLSKGFDTTEISQALPKYRKRVKLIDSLITKDKSNTLRYLYAIRDILTRTEDDLEDWQDKLADFNSKLVQIHGDLDQIKKDSTFHTIPADTSLQRTANEPIKAVLSKHRMLDSLNKNYLLKIGLMQNRLADIYIDVLDQKDRLNNKIRNFSERALSDEYDYIWEMTSGGTETFKSAVADTWNMNSKLLKFSLNRNSFLHVIGIFLFILLLVWIYGSRAKLFRVKTDPKETIGQTTYVALYPLLSVLIIVSTIQPFFYDHPPAVFLEFIFLINIVSVLLLVRKNFPVLYFRYLHILFWITVLYSISNLFVKASNADRVSLLILSVAAAVVTNRFIKQNKKLDDAPPYSRPILKIYLVLQVVAIICNITGRFSLSKIIAVTSTFNLWLAVSLFLFVQILMQGLFLQMEANKGDTGISSYLDYKLLQSKIRNLLYIAAVVLWVITLAQNLSVEDYMFDTLGDFLQQSRKVGGTLFTFGSILIFIIVIWLSILISRIISYFYDYVNEHRTVPQRKNRTSMLLIRLSIFAIGFFVAVSASGFPLDKITIILSAFGVGIGFGLQNIVNNLVSGLILAFEKPVEVGDIIEVSGKSGTIKEIGIRSSKIAIGNGAEVIVPNGDLISQHVTNWTLSNNNRQVDLTIGVAYGTDLEKVKNLLQDLLSNREDIMTAPAPAVLVDKLNESSVDFKVYFWAADISMWTKLKSSVLSEIYNKFNEAGIELPYPQRDIHLHMDKDAPIIINKTDPDPNP; this is translated from the coding sequence ATGCTTAAGCTATTTAAATATATTCTGATACTTATCACGGTATTATCTGTATCGATAAGCTTTGCACAAACAAAGCGCAGAAAGCATAGCGCCAGTGATTCGGTGAGAGAAAGTATTCTGCGGCGCGATTCCATGATGCGTACCCTTAAACGCTCGGATACATCGCTTAATACGCTGCTGCAAAAAGTTGAGTATTACAGTAACTCGTTTAACCAGATCAGCGTTGACCTTAGCAAAGGCTTTGATACGACAGAAATAAGTCAGGCTTTACCAAAATACAGAAAACGGGTAAAGCTGATCGACTCTTTAATCACTAAGGATAAATCAAATACACTCAGATACTTATATGCTATACGGGATATCCTTACCCGTACAGAAGATGATTTGGAAGACTGGCAGGATAAACTGGCAGATTTTAACAGCAAATTAGTTCAGATACATGGCGACCTGGATCAGATCAAAAAAGATTCTACGTTCCATACCATTCCTGCAGATACCTCTTTACAACGCACAGCAAATGAACCCATTAAGGCAGTATTGAGCAAACACCGAATGCTGGATTCGCTTAATAAAAACTATCTGCTAAAGATAGGTTTAATGCAAAACCGGCTTGCTGATATTTATATTGATGTGCTTGATCAAAAAGACAGGCTGAACAACAAAATAAGGAATTTCAGCGAACGGGCCTTATCGGATGAATATGATTATATCTGGGAAATGACTTCGGGTGGTACCGAGACCTTTAAATCAGCCGTTGCCGATACCTGGAACATGAACAGTAAACTGTTAAAGTTCTCTCTTAACAGAAACTCATTTCTTCATGTCATCGGCATATTCTTATTTATCCTTTTGCTGGTGTGGATCTACGGAAGCCGGGCCAAATTATTCAGAGTTAAAACAGATCCAAAAGAAACTATCGGTCAAACTACTTATGTGGCGCTATATCCGCTGTTATCTGTTCTGATCATCGTTTCAACCATACAGCCATTCTTTTATGATCATCCACCTGCGGTATTTTTAGAATTTATATTCCTTATAAATATTGTCTCAGTACTGCTGCTGGTACGCAAAAACTTTCCGGTGCTCTATTTCAGGTATCTGCATATCCTTTTCTGGATAACGGTTCTGTACAGTATCAGTAACTTATTTGTAAAAGCTTCAAATGCTGACCGTGTAAGTTTATTGATATTATCGGTTGCAGCAGCAGTAGTTACAAACAGGTTTATAAAGCAAAACAAAAAATTAGATGATGCGCCGCCTTATAGCCGGCCAATATTAAAGATTTACCTGGTTTTGCAGGTGGTCGCCATCATATGTAATATAACTGGCAGATTCAGTTTATCTAAAATTATAGCAGTTACCTCCACATTTAATTTATGGCTGGCGGTAAGTTTGTTCCTGTTTGTGCAAATATTAATGCAGGGCTTGTTTCTGCAAATGGAAGCCAACAAAGGCGACACCGGCATCAGCTCTTATCTGGATTACAAATTGCTGCAAAGCAAAATCCGGAATTTGTTATACATTGCTGCTGTTGTGCTATGGGTCATCACGCTTGCACAAAACCTAAGTGTGGAAGATTACATGTTTGATACACTGGGCGACTTCCTGCAGCAATCGCGCAAGGTTGGCGGTACGCTATTCACGTTTGGCAGCATCCTGATCTTCATTATCGTAATATGGTTGTCTATCCTGATATCGCGTATCATCAGTTATTTTTATGATTATGTAAATGAGCACCGCACTGTACCGCAACGCAAAAACCGTACGTCCATGTTGCTGATACGCCTTTCCATATTCGCGATTGGCTTCTTTGTCGCTGTATCGGCATCAGGCTTTCCCTTAGATAAGATCACTATCATTTTATCTGCATTTGGTGTTGGTATTGGCTTTGGTTTGCAAAACATTGTAAATAACCTGGTTTCGGGTTTGATACTGGCCTTTGAAAAACCGGTTGAGGTTGGCGATATCATTGAGGTGTCGGGTAAGTCCGGAACGATTAAAGAAATAGGTATCCGTTCAAGTAAGATAGCTATTGGAAACGGCGCTGAAGTGATTGTACCCAACGGCGACTTAATATCACAACACGTTACCAACTGGACTTTAAGTAACAATAACCGCCAGGTTGATCTTACTATTGGTGTGGCCTATGGAACCGATCTGGAGAAGGTGAAAAACCTATTACAAGATTTGCTTAGCAACCGTGAAGATATTATGACTGCTCCTGCCCCTGCAGTATTGGTTGATAAACTAAACGAAAGTTCGGTAGACTTTAAAGTGTATTTTTGGGCGGCCGATATTTCTATGTGGACCAAGTTAAAAAGCAGCGTTTTATCCGAGATTTATAACAAGTTTAACGAGGCTGGTATTGAATTGCCTTATCCACAGAGAGACATACATTTACATATGGACAAGGATGCTCCTATTATCATTAATAAAACAGATCCTGATCCAAATCCGTAA
- the aroQ gene encoding type II 3-dehydroquinate dehydratase — protein MKIQIINGPNLNLLGVREKSIYGDSSFESYLEKIKAQYSDVQIDYFQSNKEGELIDKLHEIGFSYDGIILNSGAYTHTSIAIGDAIAAINTPVIEVHISNVHKREAFRHHSMLAANCVGVIAGFGLNSYRLAMEYFVSQ, from the coding sequence ATGAAGATACAAATTATAAACGGCCCAAATTTAAACCTGCTTGGCGTTAGAGAGAAATCTATTTACGGCGACAGTAGTTTTGAAAGTTATCTTGAAAAAATAAAAGCGCAGTACAGTGATGTTCAAATCGATTATTTTCAAAGTAACAAAGAGGGCGAACTGATTGATAAACTGCATGAAATTGGGTTTAGTTATGATGGTATCATTTTAAATTCTGGGGCTTATACGCATACTTCTATTGCTATTGGCGATGCTATTGCTGCCATTAACACGCCGGTTATCGAGGTGCATATTTCTAATGTACATAAGCGCGAGGCGTTCAGGCATCACTCTATGCTGGCTGCAAATTGTGTCGGGGTGATAGCCGGATTCGGGCTTAATTCGTATAGGCTTGCTATGGAATATTTTGTAAGCCAATAA
- the xerD gene encoding site-specific tyrosine recombinase XerD has protein sequence MEWQQAIKGFKNYLKLEKSMSPNSVAAYSRDIDKLYQFAQLNSLNPEKITLTDLRSFLTWVSELGMIPSSQARILSGIKSFYKYLLLEDEIKNDPSELLESPKIRRKLPDTLTKEDIDKIIAAIDLSRPDGARNKAIIEVLYSCGLRVSELTELKLSNLYLDIEFVKVTGKGDKERLVPIGGPAIKALKIWLEEVRVHVPAKKGEEDYVFLNRRGAHLTRVFIFMMIKQLAESIGLKKKISPHTFRHSFATHLVEGGADLRAVQEMLGHESITTTEIYTHLDRDYLKSTIIQYHPRS, from the coding sequence GTGGAGTGGCAACAGGCAATAAAAGGATTTAAAAATTATTTGAAACTCGAGAAATCAATGTCGCCAAACTCTGTTGCAGCCTACAGCAGGGACATTGACAAACTATACCAGTTCGCCCAGTTGAATTCCCTCAATCCTGAGAAAATAACTTTAACCGATTTAAGATCCTTTTTAACCTGGGTAAGTGAACTTGGCATGATCCCGTCATCGCAAGCAAGGATACTATCTGGTATAAAGTCATTTTATAAATACTTATTGTTAGAGGATGAGATTAAAAATGACCCTTCAGAATTATTGGAGTCGCCAAAGATCCGCCGCAAACTGCCAGATACTTTAACCAAGGAAGATATTGATAAGATTATTGCAGCCATTGACCTTTCGAGGCCAGATGGTGCACGAAATAAAGCCATTATAGAAGTATTGTACAGTTGCGGTCTACGCGTGTCAGAACTCACTGAGTTGAAACTGTCGAACCTTTACCTGGATATAGAATTTGTAAAAGTAACCGGTAAAGGGGATAAAGAGCGACTGGTGCCTATTGGCGGACCTGCCATAAAAGCGTTAAAGATTTGGCTGGAAGAAGTAAGGGTGCATGTACCGGCAAAAAAAGGAGAGGAGGATTACGTATTTCTCAATCGCCGTGGCGCGCACCTTACACGTGTATTCATTTTTATGATGATTAAGCAGTTGGCTGAAAGCATTGGCCTAAAGAAAAAGATCAGTCCACATACGTTCAGGCATTCGTTTGCCACACACTTGGTAGAGGGGGGCGCAGACCTGCGCGCAGTACAGGAAATGCTGGGGCACGAAAGCATTACCACTACAGAAATATATACCCACCTTGACAGAGACTACCTGAAAAGCACTATTATTCAGTATCACCCGAGGAGTTAG